The following are encoded together in the Tripterygium wilfordii isolate XIE 37 chromosome 3, ASM1340144v1, whole genome shotgun sequence genome:
- the LOC119995540 gene encoding uncharacterized protein LOC119995540, with protein sequence MAYKILINERFGAKVLSFSKLYETISDIKSKLSEDQLTLFRGSCFGAFLQLKNIKWAPQIVHQLLLRQIQSKEDEKKGKLVFLIGGKESSFSIREFNLITELRCHSLPGISLYLKEMEKSGEPRVGLQNKYFNGSSHISCQELQRTFMHCQDPEDVFKLALVYFIEYVLLGRDVKLLIDVDFLNLVDYVDMFNKYP encoded by the coding sequence ATGGCGTACAAGATTCTCATCAATGAGAGATTTGGTGCCaaggttctttctttttcaaagttaTATGAAACAATAAGCGATATCAAGAGTAAGCTGAGCGAAGATCAGCTGACTTTGTTTAGGGGAAGCTGTTTTGGTGCTTTCTTACAactgaaaaacattaaatgggcTCCACAGATTGTACACCAACTCCTCCTTCGGCAAATACAATCaaaagaggatgaaaagaaagggaagttgGTGTTTTTGATTGGTGGAAAAGAATCTAGTTTTTCAATAAGGGAATTTAACCTCATAACTGAACTGAGGTGTCACTCCCTACCAGGCATCTCATTATatttgaaagagatggagaagtcTGGTGAACCTAGGGTGGGCTTGCAGAATAAGTATTTCAATGGAAGCTCTCATATTTCATGCCAAGAGTTACAAAGGACTTTTATGCACTGTCAAGATCCAGAAGATGTCTTTAAGTTGGCACTTGTATATTTTATTGAGTATGTACTCTTAGGTAGAGACGTGAAGCTGCtgattgatgttgatttctTGAATCTAGTTGATTATGTTGATATGTTCAACAAGTACCCATGA
- the LOC119994999 gene encoding protein NRT1/ PTR FAMILY 8.3, with protein MGSVEEDRALLEDCLIQNEGSGLYTGDGSVDFHGKPVLKRSTGNWKACPFILGTECCERLAYYGIATNLVSYLTKKLNEGNVSAARNVTTWQGTCYLTPLIGAVLADAYWGRYWTIAAFSTIYLMGMCTLTLSASVPALKPVECLDSVCPSATPAQYAVFFFGLYLIALGTGGIKPCVSSFGADQFDDTDPKERVSKGSFFNWFYFSINIGALISSSFLVWIQDNAGWGLGFGIPALFMGIAIASFFSGTPLYRFQKPGGSPLTRMCQVLVASFRKWNQKVPEDSSLLYETQSSAIEGSRKIEHSDELKCLDKAAVLSDNEIKSGDFSDPWKLCTVTQVEEMKILIRMFPIWATGIVFSAVYAQMSTMFVEQGTMMDTRVGSFTIPPASLSTFDVISVIFWVPVYDRIIVPVARKFTRKERGFSELQRMGIGLFLSVLCMSAAALVEIVRLQLARSLGLVDEAVPVPLNIFWQVPQYMLLGAAEVFTFIGQLEFFYDQSPDAMRSLCSALSLLTTALGNYLSSFILTVVTYFTTRGGNSGWIPDNLNEGHLDYFFWLLAGLSFLNMIVYTACASKYKHKKTS; from the exons aTGGGATCCGTGGAGGAAGACAGAGCACTATTGGAGGATTGTCTTATTCAG AATGAAGGCAGTGGACTGTATACTGGAGATGGCTCTGTTGATTTTCATGGGAAGCCGGTTCTGAAGAGGAGCACTGGAAACTGGAAAGCATGCCCTTTCATTTTGG GTACTGAATGTTGTGAACGTCTGGCCTACTATGGGATTGCGACAAATCTTGTTTCTTATCTTACGAAGAAGCTAAATGAAGGAAACGTGTCGGCTGCAAGAAATGTTACCACCTGGCAAGGCACTTGCTATCTTACCCCTCTCATTGGAGCCGTCTTAGCAGATGCTTATTGGGGAAGATATTGGACAATAGCTGCTTTCTCTACAATTTACTTAATG GGGATGTGTACATTGACCCTATCAGCGTCAGTTCCTGCATTGAAGCCTGTTGAATGCTTGGATTCTGTTTGCCCTTCAGCTACTCCAGCTCAATATGCAGTATTCTTCTTTGGGCTGTATCTAATTGCACTGGGGACTGGTGGCATCAAACCCTGTGTTTCCTCTTTTGGGGCAGATCAGTTCGATGATACGGATCCTAAAGAACGAGTAAGCAAGGGATCATTTTTCAACTGGTTTTACTTTTCTATCAACATTGGTGCTCTTATCTCCAGTAGTTTTCTGGTATGGATTCAAGACAATGCTGGTTGGGGCCTAGGGTTTGGCATTCCCGCACTGTTCATGGGAATCGCAATTGCTAGTTTCTTTTCTGGCACACCCCTCTACAGATTTCAGAAACCCGGGGGAAGTCCTCTTACAAGGATGTGTCAGGTTCTGGTTGCATCATTTCGGAAGTGGAATCAGAAGGTCCCCGAGGACAGTAGTCTCCTGTATGAAACACAGAGCTCAGCCATCGAAGGAAGTCGGAAAATAGAGCACAGTGATGAGCTGAA GTGTCTTGATAAAGCTGCTGTACTCTCGGATAATGAGATCAAAAGTGGGGACTTCTCTGACCCATGGAAGTTATGCACTGTGACACAGGTGGAGGAAATGAAGATTTTGATTCGCATGTTTCCAATTTGGGCTACTGGAATTGTTTTTTCTGCTGTGTATGCGCAAATGTCTACTATGTTTGTTGAACAAGGGACAATGATGGACACAAGAGTTGGTTCTTTCACTATTCCTCCTGCCTCTCTCTCAACTTTTGATGTTATCAGTGTTATTTTCTGGGTGCCTGTTTATGATAGGATCATTGTCCCAGTTGCAAGGAAATTTACACGGAAGGAAAGAGGCTTCTCTGAGTTGCAACGAATGGGAATTGGCCTCTTTctttcagttctatgcatgtcAGCTGCTGCTTTGGTGGAAATTGTGCGATTGCAGCTTGCACGTTCGTTAGGTTTGGTTGATGAGGCTGTTCCGGTACCTCTTAATATCTTTTGGCAGGTACCTCAATATATGTTGTTGGGTGCTGCAGAGGTATTTACGTTCATTGGGCAGCTGGAGTTCTTCTATGACCAATCTCCAGATGCAATGAGGAGTTTGTGCAGCGCATTGTCGCTTCTGACAACCGCCTTAGGGAATTATTTGAGCTCTTTTATTCTGACCGTTGTAACTTACTTCACAACTAGGGGTGGAAATTCAGGATGGATCCCGGATAACTTGAATGAGGGCCATCTGGATTACTTTTTCTGGCTTCTGGCTGGCCTCAGCTTCTTAAACATGATAGTTTACACTGCCTGCGCTAGTAAATATAAGCATAAGAAGACCTCTTAA